A single genomic interval of Daucus carota subsp. sativus chromosome 1, DH1 v3.0, whole genome shotgun sequence harbors:
- the LOC108213902 gene encoding U-box domain-containing protein 7, giving the protein MSDHTSTWHSTITKLRFFTRIRRFLNPKSSIKPSEPSNTTAKVADMNDQEEEKKEQEMVILQRAVKKLLFGSPEEKDIAAKDIKNLAAEALSRRKLMAELGVIPPLVAMAGSEATARQRLAVQALTELANGTYTNKALIMDAGILSKLPGNIGVLDEETMHDFAQLVLSVSSLANSQFPVNSSMMVPFVISVLESNSSLDTKEYCLGTLYNLSNMLDNANTLASDEVFNILLRLSSVKQTSEKALATLGNLVVTLTGKKALESSPMVPESLIEIMTWNDKPISQELSAYVLMILAHQSPVQRLKMSNAGIVPVLLEVSLLSSPLAQKRALRLLQWFKDERQTKMRPHSGPQTQRLSSGSPVNQREVSEGKKVMKNMVKQSLYKNMESMARRAHGDESSSKLKFLVISSSSKSLPY; this is encoded by the exons ATGTCTGATCACACTTCAACATGGCACTCGACCATCACAAAGCTACGATTCTTTACTCGAATCCGACGGTTCCTCAACCCCAAGAGTTCCATCAAGCCATCTGAGCCATCAAACACCACAGCCAAAGTTGCAGACATGAATgatcaagaagaagaaaagaaagaacaagAGATGGTAATTTTGCAAAGGGCAGTTAAGAAGCTTCTCTTCGGGAGCCCCGAAGAAAAGGATATTGCTGCTAAAGATATCAAAAACCTCGCGGCAGAAGCGTTGAGTAGGCGAAAATTAATGGCCGAGCTAGGTGTGATTCCACCACTGGTGGCAATGGCTGGATCAGAAGCCACGGCACGACAGAGGCTGGCAGTTCAAGCGCTTACTGAGCTCGCTAACGGCACTTACAC GAACAAGGCACTGATAATGGATGCAGGAATCTTATCAAAACTACCCGGGAATATCGGTGTTTTAGATGAAGAAACAATGCATGACTTTGCACAGCTAGTCCTGTCTGTATCTTCCCTAGCCAACAGCCAATTTCCAGTAAACTCGTCGATGATGGTTCCTTTTGTGATCTCCGTGCTTGAATCAAATTCAAGTCTTGACACGAAAGAATATTGTTTAGGCACATTATACAATCTTTCTAATATGCTAGACAATGCAAACACTCTGGCTTCAGATGAAGTGTTTAACATCCTCTTGAGACTCTCTTCGGTTAAACAAACATCAGAAAAAGCTCTGGCAACCTTAGGAAACTTAGTAGTGACCTTAACAGGGAAAAAAGCACTGGAAAGTAGTCCAATGGTTCCCGAGAGCTTGATAGAGATCATGACATGGAATGATAAGCCAATAAGCCAAGAATTATCTGCTTATGTCTTGATGATTTTAGCACATCAAAGCCCGGTACAAAGATTGAAAATGTCGAATGCAGGCATCGTTCCTGTTCTTCTTGAAGTTTCCTTGTTAAGTAGTCCTCTGGCACAAAAAAGAGCATTGAGATTGTTACAATGGTTTAAAGATGAACGACAAACAAAAATGAGGCCTCATTCGGGACCTCAAACGCAAAGATTGTCCTCTGGCTCTCCGGTGAATCAAAGAGAAGTGAGTGAAGGAAAGAAGGTGATGAAAAACATGGTGAAGCAAAGTCTGTACAAAAATATGGAATCAATGGCTCGTCGTGCTCATGGCGATGAAAGCTCTTCTAAGCTCAAGTTTTTGGTCATTAGTTCAAGTTCTAAGAGCTTGCCTTATTAG